A stretch of the Nicotiana tabacum cultivar K326 chromosome 6, ASM71507v2, whole genome shotgun sequence genome encodes the following:
- the LOC107776807 gene encoding small ribosomal subunit protein uS2 — MAATHEVRTLTTKEADIQMMLAAEVHLGTKNCDFQMERYVFKRRNDGIYIINLGKTWEKLQMAARVIVAIENPKDIIVQSARPYGQRAVLKFAQYTGASAIAGRHTPGTFTNQLQTSYSEPRLLILTDPRTDHQPIKEAALGNIPTIAFCDTDSPMRYVDIGIPANNKGKHSIGVLFWLLGRMVLQMRGSIPQGHKWDVMVDLFFYREPEEAKEQQEEEAPAIADYAEYGGAALGGDWSSNQIPDAQWAADGAPAVPAVASGWSGDGAVEGGWDAAAAPPAQVAQVPGAEVIPAPAPTGWE, encoded by the exons ATGGCGGCTACACATGAAGTAAGAACACTGACGACGAAGGAGGCTGACATACAGATGATGTTGGCTGCTGAAGTCCACCTCGGCACTAAGAACTGCGACTTCCAAATGGAGCGTTACGTCTTCAAGCGCCGCAACGACG GTATCTACATTATTAACCTTGGAAAGACATGGGAGAAGCTGCAAATGGCTGCGAGGGTTATTGTTGCTATTGAGAATCCAAAGGACATAATTGTGCAATCAGCCAGGCCCTATGGCCAGAGAGCTGTCTTGAAGTTTGCTCAATACACTGGCGCAAGTGCCATTGCTGGCCGTCACACTCCCGGTACTTTTACCAACCAGCTTCAGACTTCATACAGTGAGCCCCGACTCCTCATTCTCACTGACCCAAGAACTGATCACCAG CCTATCAAGGAAGCTGCACTTGGGAACATCCCTACTATTGCTTTCTGTGACACTGATTCACCGATGCGCTATGTTGACATTGGTATCCCTGCCAATAACAAAGGGAAGCACAGTATCGGTGTTCTTTTCTGGCTCTTAGGAAGGATGGTACTGCAGATGCGCGGTAGCATTCCTCAGGGACACAAGTGGGATGTCATG GTGGATCTCTTCTTCTACAGAGAGCCTGAAGAGGCAAAGGAGCAGCAAGAAGAGGAAGCACCTGCCATTGCAGATTATGCAGAGTACGGTGGTGCTGCCCTTGGTGGTGATTGGTCTAGCAACCAAATCCCTGATGCTCAATGGGCTGCAGATGGCGCACCTGCTGTTCCTGCAGTTGCTAGTGGCTGGTCTGGAGATGGAG CGGTAGAGGGAGGTTGGGACGCTGCAGCTGCTCCTCCTGCTCAAGTTGCTCAAGTTCCTGGAGCAGAAGTGATCCCTGCTCCAGCTCCTACTGGCTGGGAATGA
- the LOC107776806 gene encoding uncharacterized protein LOC107776806 isoform X1, with protein sequence MMLLLTVFVLGGVTVLAVEAVGIVILIWCFMRRVSRRVGKGKPTEESLPFAGDIDPSFYKKQGIVWVLESEKIPKVSNGDKATKQQKAQKEMLEVIPARKFGKIKDHSLILTDSDGSRTEIPLKGCMVSAVSASSLSSRKWAKKYPIKIENGASAIYKGSGIFYIYLETSWEKESWCKALRLASCEDEEKLKWLARLNLEFRNYLTRLNAGYPSFMKPSSSFGAELVDKSSKPDSSSSKVRQFLKKIAKKTTKNAPENKASCSSKSGYDERKMSEKTHLFQDLDLASGVMKVASTRKPLDFCNEDVTAPSSIVSSTCSVISDADSDDRVFCDEGSLCWNLLISRLFFDAKRNEQMKSSLQERIQRTLSNIRSPSYIGEVTCAAVDVGNLPPYIHAMRVLPSDMNEVWAFEIDVQYSGGAILDLETRLEVQDLDLHEGDDASVDSSAVDDVKSHLLEGFEDFDEQFMHSDDHVDKMDQRDRGDTPARVSNASRSSNGIPSGSPPGSKWKSILHSVAKQVSQVPLSLGIRVASLRGTLRLYVKPPPSDQIWFGFTSMPDIDIHLNSSVGDRKISSGHLSLFLISRIKAAIRETVVLPHCENVCIPWMIAEKDDWVPVKDAPYIWINNKSAGNANKPEARISHPGDTTQVAEADRRSDAERGLNGGGWASKKSKSLDPHIFCSVPRGKPSFNSRSLTSSPERKHVNPKKLHGDAQQGRLSDPQSYLSVHKSQSSSDFHVPLLKHDEEQRETHRMSSESMSPSHLEEHNHFTEDDMKPKRTGTRARMHGLRKKMGEKLEEKKRHIEEKGRHLVERMRSHKEYS encoded by the exons ATGATGTTGCTGTTAACGGTGTTTGTTCTTGGAGGGGTAACGGTTCTTGCAGTGGAAGCTGTGGGAATTGTAATATTGATATGGTGTTTTATGAGAAGAGTTTCTCGTCGAGTAGGTAAAGGAAAACCAACTGAAGAGTCCTtgccttttgctggggatattgaTCCCTCTTTCTACAAGAAGCAG GGGATAGTATGGGTTCTAGAATCTGAAAAAATCCCAAAAGTTTCCAATGGGGACAAAGCTACAAAGCAGCAAAAGGCCCAGAAAGAGATGTTAGAGGTAATACCGGCTCGGAAATTTGGTAAAATCAAGGATCACTCTCTCATTCTAACGGATTCAGATGGTTCCCGTACTGAAATTCCACTCAAAGGTTGCATGGTTTCCGCTGTTTCTGCTTCAAGCTTGTCCTCTAGAAAATG GGCAAAAAAATACCCTATTAAAATTGAGAACGGAGCATCTGCTATATATAAAGGAAGTGGTATATTTTACATTTACCTTGAGACGTCTTGGGAGAAGGAATCATGGTGCAAAGCCCTTCGTCTTGCTTCTTGCGAGGATGAAGAAAAACTAAAGTGGTTGGCGAGGTTAAACTTAGAGTTCCGGAATTATCTGACAAGACTAAATGCAGGATATCCTTCATTTATGAAACCATCTTCTAGTTTTGGTGCTGAATTAGTTGATAAATCGAGCAAGCCTGATAGTTCCTCGTCAAAAGTTCGTCAATTTCTGAAAAAAATTGCCAAAAAAACTACCAAGAATGCTCCTGAAAATAAGGCAAGCTGCAGTTCAAAATCAGGTTATGACGAACGTAAGATGAGTGAGAAAACTCATTTGTTCCAAGATCTTGACTTGGCCAGTGGTGTTATGAAGGTTGCTTCAACAAGAAAGCCTCTTGATTTTTGCAATGAGGATGTTACAGCGCCTTCGTCCATTGTATCCTCTACTTGCTCTGTCATTTCTGATGCAGACTCTGATGACAGGGTTTTTTGTGATGAAGGATCCCTTTGTTGGAATTTGTTAATATCACGGTTGTTCTTTGATGCTAAAAGAAATGAGCAGATGAAAAGTTCTTTGCAAGAACGGATTCAG AGAACGCTCTCCAATATCCGTAGCCCCAGTTACATAGGTGAAGTAACCTGCGCAGCTGTTGATGTTGGTAACCTCCCTCCCTATATACATGCAATGAGGGTTCTTCCCTCAGACATGAACGAGGTCTGGGCTTTTGAAATAGATGTTCAGTACTCTGGTGGTGCAATATTGGATCTTGAGACAAGGCTTGAAGTTCAGGACCTTGATTTACATGAAGGGGACGATGCAAGTGTAGATTCTAGTGCTGTTGATGATGTCAAATCACACTTGTTAGAAGGTTTTGAGGACTTTGATGAACAATTTATGCACTCGGACGACCACGTGGATAAGATGGACCAAAGAGATAGAGGTGATACACCAGCAC GTGTTTCAAACGCGAGTAGAAGCTCTAATGGCATACCTAGTGGCTCACCTCCTGGATCAAAGTGGAAATCAATTTTACATTCTGTGGCCAAGCAGGTTTCACAG GTTCCACTCTCTCTGGGGATTAGGGTTGCATCTCTACGAGGAACATTGAGGTTGTATGTAAAGCCACCACCTTCAGATCAGATATGGTTTGGATTCACATCGATGCCAGATATTGACATCCATTTGAACTCTTCTGTTGGGGATCGTAAGATATCAAGTGGACACCTTTCTTTGTTCCTAATCAGTCGAATTAAG GCTGCTATCCGTGAAACTGTCGTACTTCCACACTGTGAGAATGTATGCATCCCTTGGATGATAGCAGAAAAGGATGACTGGGTTCCCGTAAAAGATGCTCCATATATATGGATTAATAACAAATCTGCAGGTAATGCCAACAAACCAGAAGCGCGGATCTCCCATCCTGGGGACACAACACAAGTAGCTGAAGCAGATAGGAGAAGTGATGCTGAAAGAGGACTTAACGGAGGTGGATGGGCTAGTAAAAAAAGCAAGTCACTGGATCCCCACATATTCTGTTCAGTTCCTAGGGGTAAGCCTAGTTTCAATAGCAGAAGCCTCACTAGCAGTCCAGAAAGAAAGCACGTAAATCCCAAAAAACTTCACGGAGATGCACAACAAGGCAGGTTGTCCGATCCACAGTCATATTTATCAGTTCATAAGAGCCAATCTTCATCAGATTTTCATGTCCCCTTGCTGAAGCACGATGAAGAACAGAGAGAGACTCATCGCATGAGCTCAGAGAGCATGTCACCTTCTCATCTAGAAGAACACAATCATTTTACAGAAGATGATATGAAACCAAAAAGAACAGGGACAAGGGCTAGGATGCATGGTTTGCGGAAAAAAATGGGGGAAAAACTTGAAGAGAAGAAGCGTCACATAGAAGAGAAGGGGAGACACTTAGTGGAAAGGATGAGAAGCCACAAGGAATATTCCTAA
- the LOC107776806 gene encoding uncharacterized protein LOC107776806 isoform X2, which yields MMLLLTVFVLGGVTVLAVEAVGIVILIWCFMRRVSRRVGKGKPTEESLPFAGDIDPSFYKKQGIVWVLESEKIPKVSNGDKATKQQKAQKEMLEVIPARKFGKIKDHSLILTDSDGSRTEIPLKGCMVSAVSASSLSSRKWAKKYPIKIENGASAIYKGSGIFYIYLETSWEKESWCKALRLASCEDEEKLKWLARLNLEFRNYLTRLNAGYPSFMKPSSSFGAELVDKSSKPDSSSSKVRQFLKKIAKKTTKNAPENKASCSSKSGYDERKMSEKTHLFQDLDLASGVMKVASTRKPLDFCNEDVTAPSSIVSSTCSVISDADSDDRVFCDEGSLCWNLLISRLFFDAKRNEQMKSSLQERIQRTLSNIRSPSYIGEVTCAAVDVGNLPPYIHAMRVLPSDMNEVWAFEIDVQYSGGAILDLETRLEVQDLDLHEGDDASVDSSAVDDVKSHLLEGFEDFDEQFMHSDDHVDKMDQRDRGVSNASRSSNGIPSGSPPGSKWKSILHSVAKQVSQVPLSLGIRVASLRGTLRLYVKPPPSDQIWFGFTSMPDIDIHLNSSVGDRKISSGHLSLFLISRIKAAIRETVVLPHCENVCIPWMIAEKDDWVPVKDAPYIWINNKSAGNANKPEARISHPGDTTQVAEADRRSDAERGLNGGGWASKKSKSLDPHIFCSVPRGKPSFNSRSLTSSPERKHVNPKKLHGDAQQGRLSDPQSYLSVHKSQSSSDFHVPLLKHDEEQRETHRMSSESMSPSHLEEHNHFTEDDMKPKRTGTRARMHGLRKKMGEKLEEKKRHIEEKGRHLVERMRSHKEYS from the exons ATGATGTTGCTGTTAACGGTGTTTGTTCTTGGAGGGGTAACGGTTCTTGCAGTGGAAGCTGTGGGAATTGTAATATTGATATGGTGTTTTATGAGAAGAGTTTCTCGTCGAGTAGGTAAAGGAAAACCAACTGAAGAGTCCTtgccttttgctggggatattgaTCCCTCTTTCTACAAGAAGCAG GGGATAGTATGGGTTCTAGAATCTGAAAAAATCCCAAAAGTTTCCAATGGGGACAAAGCTACAAAGCAGCAAAAGGCCCAGAAAGAGATGTTAGAGGTAATACCGGCTCGGAAATTTGGTAAAATCAAGGATCACTCTCTCATTCTAACGGATTCAGATGGTTCCCGTACTGAAATTCCACTCAAAGGTTGCATGGTTTCCGCTGTTTCTGCTTCAAGCTTGTCCTCTAGAAAATG GGCAAAAAAATACCCTATTAAAATTGAGAACGGAGCATCTGCTATATATAAAGGAAGTGGTATATTTTACATTTACCTTGAGACGTCTTGGGAGAAGGAATCATGGTGCAAAGCCCTTCGTCTTGCTTCTTGCGAGGATGAAGAAAAACTAAAGTGGTTGGCGAGGTTAAACTTAGAGTTCCGGAATTATCTGACAAGACTAAATGCAGGATATCCTTCATTTATGAAACCATCTTCTAGTTTTGGTGCTGAATTAGTTGATAAATCGAGCAAGCCTGATAGTTCCTCGTCAAAAGTTCGTCAATTTCTGAAAAAAATTGCCAAAAAAACTACCAAGAATGCTCCTGAAAATAAGGCAAGCTGCAGTTCAAAATCAGGTTATGACGAACGTAAGATGAGTGAGAAAACTCATTTGTTCCAAGATCTTGACTTGGCCAGTGGTGTTATGAAGGTTGCTTCAACAAGAAAGCCTCTTGATTTTTGCAATGAGGATGTTACAGCGCCTTCGTCCATTGTATCCTCTACTTGCTCTGTCATTTCTGATGCAGACTCTGATGACAGGGTTTTTTGTGATGAAGGATCCCTTTGTTGGAATTTGTTAATATCACGGTTGTTCTTTGATGCTAAAAGAAATGAGCAGATGAAAAGTTCTTTGCAAGAACGGATTCAG AGAACGCTCTCCAATATCCGTAGCCCCAGTTACATAGGTGAAGTAACCTGCGCAGCTGTTGATGTTGGTAACCTCCCTCCCTATATACATGCAATGAGGGTTCTTCCCTCAGACATGAACGAGGTCTGGGCTTTTGAAATAGATGTTCAGTACTCTGGTGGTGCAATATTGGATCTTGAGACAAGGCTTGAAGTTCAGGACCTTGATTTACATGAAGGGGACGATGCAAGTGTAGATTCTAGTGCTGTTGATGATGTCAAATCACACTTGTTAGAAGGTTTTGAGGACTTTGATGAACAATTTATGCACTCGGACGACCACGTGGATAAGATGGACCAAAGAGATAGAG GTGTTTCAAACGCGAGTAGAAGCTCTAATGGCATACCTAGTGGCTCACCTCCTGGATCAAAGTGGAAATCAATTTTACATTCTGTGGCCAAGCAGGTTTCACAG GTTCCACTCTCTCTGGGGATTAGGGTTGCATCTCTACGAGGAACATTGAGGTTGTATGTAAAGCCACCACCTTCAGATCAGATATGGTTTGGATTCACATCGATGCCAGATATTGACATCCATTTGAACTCTTCTGTTGGGGATCGTAAGATATCAAGTGGACACCTTTCTTTGTTCCTAATCAGTCGAATTAAG GCTGCTATCCGTGAAACTGTCGTACTTCCACACTGTGAGAATGTATGCATCCCTTGGATGATAGCAGAAAAGGATGACTGGGTTCCCGTAAAAGATGCTCCATATATATGGATTAATAACAAATCTGCAGGTAATGCCAACAAACCAGAAGCGCGGATCTCCCATCCTGGGGACACAACACAAGTAGCTGAAGCAGATAGGAGAAGTGATGCTGAAAGAGGACTTAACGGAGGTGGATGGGCTAGTAAAAAAAGCAAGTCACTGGATCCCCACATATTCTGTTCAGTTCCTAGGGGTAAGCCTAGTTTCAATAGCAGAAGCCTCACTAGCAGTCCAGAAAGAAAGCACGTAAATCCCAAAAAACTTCACGGAGATGCACAACAAGGCAGGTTGTCCGATCCACAGTCATATTTATCAGTTCATAAGAGCCAATCTTCATCAGATTTTCATGTCCCCTTGCTGAAGCACGATGAAGAACAGAGAGAGACTCATCGCATGAGCTCAGAGAGCATGTCACCTTCTCATCTAGAAGAACACAATCATTTTACAGAAGATGATATGAAACCAAAAAGAACAGGGACAAGGGCTAGGATGCATGGTTTGCGGAAAAAAATGGGGGAAAAACTTGAAGAGAAGAAGCGTCACATAGAAGAGAAGGGGAGACACTTAGTGGAAAGGATGAGAAGCCACAAGGAATATTCCTAA
- the LOC107776806 gene encoding uncharacterized protein LOC107776806 isoform X3 produces the protein MLEVIPARKFGKIKDHSLILTDSDGSRTEIPLKGCMVSAVSASSLSSRKWAKKYPIKIENGASAIYKGSGIFYIYLETSWEKESWCKALRLASCEDEEKLKWLARLNLEFRNYLTRLNAGYPSFMKPSSSFGAELVDKSSKPDSSSSKVRQFLKKIAKKTTKNAPENKASCSSKSGYDERKMSEKTHLFQDLDLASGVMKVASTRKPLDFCNEDVTAPSSIVSSTCSVISDADSDDRVFCDEGSLCWNLLISRLFFDAKRNEQMKSSLQERIQRTLSNIRSPSYIGEVTCAAVDVGNLPPYIHAMRVLPSDMNEVWAFEIDVQYSGGAILDLETRLEVQDLDLHEGDDASVDSSAVDDVKSHLLEGFEDFDEQFMHSDDHVDKMDQRDRGDTPARVSNASRSSNGIPSGSPPGSKWKSILHSVAKQVSQVPLSLGIRVASLRGTLRLYVKPPPSDQIWFGFTSMPDIDIHLNSSVGDRKISSGHLSLFLISRIKAAIRETVVLPHCENVCIPWMIAEKDDWVPVKDAPYIWINNKSAGNANKPEARISHPGDTTQVAEADRRSDAERGLNGGGWASKKSKSLDPHIFCSVPRGKPSFNSRSLTSSPERKHVNPKKLHGDAQQGRLSDPQSYLSVHKSQSSSDFHVPLLKHDEEQRETHRMSSESMSPSHLEEHNHFTEDDMKPKRTGTRARMHGLRKKMGEKLEEKKRHIEEKGRHLVERMRSHKEYS, from the exons ATGTTAGAGGTAATACCGGCTCGGAAATTTGGTAAAATCAAGGATCACTCTCTCATTCTAACGGATTCAGATGGTTCCCGTACTGAAATTCCACTCAAAGGTTGCATGGTTTCCGCTGTTTCTGCTTCAAGCTTGTCCTCTAGAAAATG GGCAAAAAAATACCCTATTAAAATTGAGAACGGAGCATCTGCTATATATAAAGGAAGTGGTATATTTTACATTTACCTTGAGACGTCTTGGGAGAAGGAATCATGGTGCAAAGCCCTTCGTCTTGCTTCTTGCGAGGATGAAGAAAAACTAAAGTGGTTGGCGAGGTTAAACTTAGAGTTCCGGAATTATCTGACAAGACTAAATGCAGGATATCCTTCATTTATGAAACCATCTTCTAGTTTTGGTGCTGAATTAGTTGATAAATCGAGCAAGCCTGATAGTTCCTCGTCAAAAGTTCGTCAATTTCTGAAAAAAATTGCCAAAAAAACTACCAAGAATGCTCCTGAAAATAAGGCAAGCTGCAGTTCAAAATCAGGTTATGACGAACGTAAGATGAGTGAGAAAACTCATTTGTTCCAAGATCTTGACTTGGCCAGTGGTGTTATGAAGGTTGCTTCAACAAGAAAGCCTCTTGATTTTTGCAATGAGGATGTTACAGCGCCTTCGTCCATTGTATCCTCTACTTGCTCTGTCATTTCTGATGCAGACTCTGATGACAGGGTTTTTTGTGATGAAGGATCCCTTTGTTGGAATTTGTTAATATCACGGTTGTTCTTTGATGCTAAAAGAAATGAGCAGATGAAAAGTTCTTTGCAAGAACGGATTCAG AGAACGCTCTCCAATATCCGTAGCCCCAGTTACATAGGTGAAGTAACCTGCGCAGCTGTTGATGTTGGTAACCTCCCTCCCTATATACATGCAATGAGGGTTCTTCCCTCAGACATGAACGAGGTCTGGGCTTTTGAAATAGATGTTCAGTACTCTGGTGGTGCAATATTGGATCTTGAGACAAGGCTTGAAGTTCAGGACCTTGATTTACATGAAGGGGACGATGCAAGTGTAGATTCTAGTGCTGTTGATGATGTCAAATCACACTTGTTAGAAGGTTTTGAGGACTTTGATGAACAATTTATGCACTCGGACGACCACGTGGATAAGATGGACCAAAGAGATAGAGGTGATACACCAGCAC GTGTTTCAAACGCGAGTAGAAGCTCTAATGGCATACCTAGTGGCTCACCTCCTGGATCAAAGTGGAAATCAATTTTACATTCTGTGGCCAAGCAGGTTTCACAG GTTCCACTCTCTCTGGGGATTAGGGTTGCATCTCTACGAGGAACATTGAGGTTGTATGTAAAGCCACCACCTTCAGATCAGATATGGTTTGGATTCACATCGATGCCAGATATTGACATCCATTTGAACTCTTCTGTTGGGGATCGTAAGATATCAAGTGGACACCTTTCTTTGTTCCTAATCAGTCGAATTAAG GCTGCTATCCGTGAAACTGTCGTACTTCCACACTGTGAGAATGTATGCATCCCTTGGATGATAGCAGAAAAGGATGACTGGGTTCCCGTAAAAGATGCTCCATATATATGGATTAATAACAAATCTGCAGGTAATGCCAACAAACCAGAAGCGCGGATCTCCCATCCTGGGGACACAACACAAGTAGCTGAAGCAGATAGGAGAAGTGATGCTGAAAGAGGACTTAACGGAGGTGGATGGGCTAGTAAAAAAAGCAAGTCACTGGATCCCCACATATTCTGTTCAGTTCCTAGGGGTAAGCCTAGTTTCAATAGCAGAAGCCTCACTAGCAGTCCAGAAAGAAAGCACGTAAATCCCAAAAAACTTCACGGAGATGCACAACAAGGCAGGTTGTCCGATCCACAGTCATATTTATCAGTTCATAAGAGCCAATCTTCATCAGATTTTCATGTCCCCTTGCTGAAGCACGATGAAGAACAGAGAGAGACTCATCGCATGAGCTCAGAGAGCATGTCACCTTCTCATCTAGAAGAACACAATCATTTTACAGAAGATGATATGAAACCAAAAAGAACAGGGACAAGGGCTAGGATGCATGGTTTGCGGAAAAAAATGGGGGAAAAACTTGAAGAGAAGAAGCGTCACATAGAAGAGAAGGGGAGACACTTAGTGGAAAGGATGAGAAGCCACAAGGAATATTCCTAA